One Triticum dicoccoides isolate Atlit2015 ecotype Zavitan chromosome 3B, WEW_v2.0, whole genome shotgun sequence genomic window, aagttcatgataaatttaagttcaattaatcatattacttaagaactcccacttagacagacatctctctagtcatctaagtgatcacgtgatccaaatcaactaaaccataaccgatcatcacgtgagatggagtagttttcaatggtgaacatcattatgttgatcatatctactatatgattcacgctcgacctttcggtctccgtgttccgaggccatatcttcatatgctaggctcatcaagtttaacctgagtattccgcgtgtgcaaaactggcttgcacccgttgtagatggacgtagagcttatcatacccgatcatcacgtggtgtctgggcacaacgaacttttgcaacggtgcatactcagggagaacacttcttgaaaattagtgagagatcatcttaaaatgctaccgtcaatcaaagcaagaataagatgtataatagataaacatcatatgcaatcaaaatatttgacatgatatggccatgatcatcttgcgcctttgatctccatctccaaagtactgtcatgatctctatcgtcaccggcacgacaccatgatcttcatcatcttgatctatatcaatgtgtcatcacatggttgtctcaccaactattgctcttgcaactattgctatcgtatagcgataaagtaaagcaattatttggcacttgcatcttatgcaacaaagagacatccatagggcttctgccagttgccgataacttcaacaaaacatgatcatctcatacaacaacttatatcttatcacgtcttgaccatatcacatcacaacatgccctgcaaaaacaagttagacgtcctctactttgttgttgcaaattttacgtggctgctacgggctgagcaagaaccgttctcacatatgcatcaaaaccacaacgatagtttgtcaaatagactccgttttaaccttcgcaaggaccgggcgtagccacactcggttcaactaaagttggagaaactgacacccgccagccacctgtcagcaaagcacgttggtagaaccagtctcgcgtaagcgtacgcgtaatgtcggtccgggccgcttcatccaacaatactgctgaaccaaagtatgacatgctggtaggcagtacgactcatatcgtccacaactcacttgtgttctactcgtgcatataacatcaacgcataaaacctaggctcggatgccattgttggggaacatagtaatttcaaaaaaaattcctacgcacacgcaagatcatggtgatggcatagcaacgagaggggagagtgttcgtctacgtaccctcgtagaccgtaagcggaagcgttatgacaacgcggttgatgtagtcgtacgtcttcacgatccgaccgatccaagcaccgaatgtacggggcctccgagttcagcacacgttcagctcgatgacgatctccggcctccgatccagccgagctccggagatgagttccgttggcacgacagcgtggtgacgatgatgatgttctatcggcgcaggacttcgcctaaactccgcgacgatatgaccgaggtggaatatggtggaagggggcaccgcacacggctaaggaatgatctgtagatcaacttgtgtgtccatggggtgccccctacccccgtatataaaggagcaagggaggaggaggccggccctaggaggagggcgcgccaagggagtcctactcccaccgggagtaggattccttctttcctagtccaactaggagtccttccatgtattaggagtaggagacaaggaaggggaagagagaagggaaggaaggagggggtgcggcccctccccctagtccaattcggactaggccatgggggggcgcgcggcctgccctaggcagcccctctctctttcccgcagggcccaataaggcccaatacttctccccggcgaattcccgtaactctccggtactccaaaatatacccgaatcactcggaacctttccgaactccgaatatagtcgtccaatatatcgatctttacgtctcgaccatttcgagactcctcgtcatgtccccgatctcatccgggactccgaactccttcggtacattaaaactcataaactcataatataactgtcatcgaaaccttaagcgtgcggaccctacgggttcgagaactatgtagacatgacctagaactattctcggtcaataaccaatagtgggacctggatgcccttattggctcctacatactctacgaagatctttatcggtcaaaccgcataacaacatacgttgttccctttgtcatcggtatgttacttgcccgagattcgatcgtcggtatccaatacctagttcaatctcgtcaccggcaagtctctttactcgttctgtaatgcatcatcccgtaaccaactcattggtcacattgcttgcaaggcttataatgatgtgcattaccgagagggcccagagatacctctccgacaatcggagtgacaaaacctaatctcgaaatacgccaactcaacatgtaccttcggagacacctatagtactcctttataatcacccagttacgttgtgacgtttggtagtacccaaagtgttcctccggtaaacgggagtttgcataatctcatagttacaggaacatgtataagtcatgaagaaagcaatagcaacatactaacgatcaagtgctaagctaacggaatgggtcaagtcaatcacatcattctcctaacgatgtgatcccgttaatcaaatgacaactcttttgtccatggctaggaaacataaccatctctgataaacgagctagtcaagtagaggcatactagtgacactatgtttgtctatgtattcacacatgtattatgtttccggttaatacaattctagcatgaataataaacatttatcatgaaataaggaaataaataataactttattattgcctctagggcatatttccttcactctttgggtgttaatcacatagcgatgcgaactagattattgactctagtaaacccttcgggtgttggtcacatgacgatgtgaactatgggtgttaatcacatacagatgtgaatattggtgttaaatcacatggtgatgtgaactagattattgactctagtgcaagtgggagactgaaggaaatatgccctagaggcaataataaagttgttatttatatttccttatatcatgataaatgtttattattcatgctagaattgtattaaccggaaacttagtacatatgtgaatacatagacaaacaaagtgtcactagtacgcctctacttgactagctcgttgaatcaaagatggttaagtttcctagccattgacatgagttgtcatttgattaacgggatcacatcattagagaatgatgtgattgacttgacccattccgttagcttagcacttgatagtttagtatgttgttgttgcttccttcataacttatacatgttcctatgactatgagattatgcaactcccgaataccggaggaacactttgtgtgctaccaaatgtcacaacgtaactgggtgattaaaacggtgctctacaggtgtctccgatggtgtttgttgagttggcatagatagagattaggatttgtcactccgattgtcagagaggtatctctgggccctctcggtaatacacatcactataagccttgcaagcaatgtgactaatgagttagttgcgggatgatgtattacggaatgagtaaagagacttgccggtaacgagattgaactaggtattgagatacagacgatcgaatctcgggcaagtaacataccgatgacaaagggaacaaaacgtatgttgttatgcggtttgaccgataaagatcttcgtagaatatgtaggagccaatatgagcatccatgttccgctattggttattgaccaaagatgtgtctcggtcatgtctacatagttctcgaacccatagggttcgcacgcttaacgtttggtgatgatcggtaatatgagtttatgtgttttgatgtaccgaaggtagttcggagtcctggatgagatcggggacatgacgaggagtctcgaaatggtcgagacgtaaagatcgatatattggacgactatattcggacatcggaaaggttccgaatgatttgagtatttatcggagtaccggagagttacgggaattcaccggggagtatatgggccttattgggccttagtggaatagaggaggaggaagcctaggagccccccccccccaagcccaatccgaattgggtgatggggccggcccccctttccttcttctctccctcctctttcctacctctcctactccaacttggaagggggggatCCGGAGTAGGACacccctatggcgcgcccaagagagggccggccctccccctcctctactcctttatatacgggggagggggcaccccatagacacaagttgatcattgatctttagccgtgtgcggtgcccccctccaccataatccacctcggtcatatcgtagcggtgcttaggcgaaaccctgcgttggtagcttcatcaacatcgtcatcacgtcgtcgtgctgacggagctctccctcgaagctctactagatcgtgagttcgtgggacgtcaccgagctgaacgtgtgcagatcgcggaggtgccgtacgttcggtactaggatcggtcgatcgtgaagacgtacgactacatcaaccgcgttgtcataacgcttccgcttacggtctatgagggtacgtggacgacactctcacctcttgttgctatgcatcaccatgatcttgcgtgtgcgcatgattttttttttttttgaaattactacgtttcccatcaGGGAGGATGTGCTTTCACTCTCATATCACCCCTCCTGCCGATTTTCTTCTTACCTCTGGTTAAAAAACTCTCTTTGAGAGATATGATAGGGTAGTTTATTCGAACCCTGGTATGTTTGATCTGTGGCAGCTATTTTGGTTGTCGCCGAGAGCTGTTTAACAGCCTGTTCTGTTGTGGTTTGCCATGGCTTTAATAAAAGTTGGGGCGGGGAAACCCCtgtctttttaaaaaaaaaaaagaCAATGAAGCAAATATCAAATTTCAGCAACCGAGTACCGCATAATCGATGTCGTCAACTCTGCGTAAAATAATATCACTTGTTACCATAGTTCCAAATACCGTATCAATCAAATCGATGTCGTGCACGAGACAAGTAGGACATGGCCTGTTGACCGTCAGTCAATTCTAGCACGTGGTCCGACGAGACCAGTGCGTACGGTTTGGTTTGGACAAAGTGACTTTTTGAGACGTGGCACGGAAATTCGGCCCACCCACTTTTGGAGGCTAGCTTCGCGGGAAACAATTTCCGGTGCAGACCGGTTATCTCGTTCGACAAATTCGACGCCGAGGTGATTTGCCTCACTTCGGAGGCAGCCCAACAACTGGAGGCCGACTGCATGGAGGAACTGTTGGGGAAGCTTCGTTAAATCTGTTTCAAGACCATCGACCGAAGATGACGTGCAGCTCGGAGATTGCCGAGGTGAGGCCAAGGGATGCGCAGAATGCCAAACATCGAATATTTGTTTCTGCCAGCAAGACCTGTGCAACTATGGACCCTACTGAGGGACGGTTATCCTTTGATGCTTAGTACATGAACATAACTAGAAAATACTACCTCtgtaaaaaaaatataagagcgtttagatcactattttcgaGTACTTAATGAGCATGCTTCCAATGATTGGGTGAACTGGCAAACAGGACACTCGACGGTTCTCTTACCCAGTCTGAGTTTTGAAACTAAGGTTGTAGGCACAACAAAACATGGGTTTACAAGAATGAATAAGCACAATATAACATGAACTTAGGGAGATTAGAGGTCTAGGAAATACAGACAGTTACAGAGGTACTTATGCATCAGAAACTACATAGTATTAAACATGTCTCAACTTCATATGTAGGCTTCCAAAAGAAATTTCAAAATATTGATGGATGCAGGCAGAAAGGTGTTATCTTTAAGTAAGCTATAAGTCACACTCAATAGTTGCCTTGTGATCAGTACTTGTCCATGGGAGAAAAAACAGGTAAACTTTGGTACAAAAGAAATTAAACTGAACAGCGTGAGTTTTTCCAGAGTGCCATCCCCAGTAGCAATGGTTGGATGAACCATTTCCCCAGTAGCAAGGTGTGAAAAAAAAACACCAAGTATTCATATTCAGACATTATCAGTAGGCGGCGGCAGCTCCAGCAAACTTCCTGAATAGCCTGAGCGCGTCCATGACGCCATTCGAAACAGCGACATGATCGTCGTGCTCGTTGGTCTTGTTGGCTGCGTCGTCCAGGAAGCAGTGCGCGGGTGCCTGCCACTGCGAATCGTCTTCCAGCACCACGCCCACCTCGAAGCTCATCACAAACTGCTCTATCCCCGTCACTGCAACCATGCAAAGCTCCATCAAATCAAATCCAGTAAAGTTCAGACATCACGTGGGGATGTATGGATCGCGGCCGGGCCGTACATACCATCAATGAAGTTccagcggacggggcggcgcgtgaGTGCGTCCTCGTAGTAGACGATGAAGTCAGCCTTGCCCCAGACGTGGCAGTCGATCCCGCCGGTGGTCTCGCGGCCGAGGTAGACGGCGCCGCCCTCGGCGATCCACCCGGGGCGGAGCATGCCGACGGGGAACTGCAGCGTGCGGCAGGTGGCCGAGTCGAAGTAGAAGCTGGTGCCGTTGTTCCACTCCACGTCGTACAGCGGGTCGCGGGACAGCTGGTACCGGATCAGGTTCAGGTTGCGCCGCCGCGGCCAGTCGTAGTAGAGGTCGTGCAGGCGgagcggtgggctcgtcgatgcgaACGAGACGTTGGTCAGGTTCGTGAACAGCACCGCGTGGAACTGCTCCGGCCATGGCGCCGGCCCGTCAGGCGTCGTCGCTGAGGACGACGCCGCTGCAGTGGTGGTGGCGGCGATGAGCAGGAGCTGGAGCAGTGGCCATCCCATGTCTGTCCCGGACCTTATCTTTGGTTACACCTGTCTGTCTGCTGGTGAGCGAGGGGTGTCCACTGACCAAAAGCAATGGATGAATGGGCAGCAAATGTATACCAATCCATGTGCAGCAATTTCAGCCGCACAAGCTTCTTGGAGATTTATCAAGTGAAGAGACAATGAAGCAAATAGGAGTATCAAGTTTCAGTGATGAGTACCAAATAATCAATGTCGTCCACTCTGTGTAAAATAATATCACTTGTTAGCATAGTTCCAAATACAGCGTCATTATGCAGATCCAATTACACCAAATTTAGGAGATTGGCCATTGCCGCAAGAATGATCAATTCCACTACTGAAATTTTTAGTTACATTATGCTACAAGCGAGGCCGAACCAGACAAGTAGGAGCACTAAATATTAGCACGTTCATATAACTTTGGATTTTGGCTGGAATATGAACTTGATGGGACAGACAGACAGACTATTAAAGTTCACCGTACAAAAAGACCGACTATTAAAGTCACAAGGAATATCAATATGAATAGGCAAATGTAAAGATGTGCAAAATTATCTGATTCAGCACCTGTCCTGCATGGTCAAATGCTGGCTTCCTCTCAATTCCGCAGTAAGAATGTGACTAGATTTTTGCTGATACAGTACCCAAGTACCTCTGACCACCAATGACCAAAAGCAATGAATGGGCAGCAAATATGATTCATGTGCAGCTTCGTTATAATTTTAGCCACACAAGCTTCTTGGAGATTAGGTTGACAACGAAAGGAGCACTCAGACCATGCCTCTATGGACAAGCAAATTTAGGAGAATGGCCATTGCTGTGAGAATGATCAATTCCACTACTGAACATTTTTAATTACATGCTACAAGCGAAACTGCCCGAGACAAACACTACTGAACTATACAGATCCTCTTGTGAACCACACCATCTAAGTATCTTTCCTTGTATGCACATTTTTTTACCAACATTATTGTCTGCTAATTTTGTCAGAACATCAGGAACCTAGGACATTAAAAACTACAACAATTTGTTTCTAGAAGAAGCTCACAAAACTTTTTACTTTCTTATGTCAAGGAGTAAAGTTACATGGTCATGAAAACTCTCTATCAGGCCATTGGCCACTCATTACAATAAATGATCTATTGTTTGTACAGAATTAGCTCACGAAAAGCAAGATGCAGCAATGGAAATAAAGTTGTATCGCTTCACATACAGTAAGTGAAAAAGAAATGAGTAAGGGGACCAAATTTAGTTGCCTGAACAGATGTAGCAGAGATAGAGCCTAGTTTGTTTTTACCCTTACCTACTTCTGGCCAATACCCCCACAGACGCCCCTCTTCCTGTGCAGAAAATGCCCCTGACCCTCCTCCAAGCAGTAAGGACCAGAATGACAACAGCGAGACAAAGGACCAATAAAAGTCAACGAAAGTGAGCGAAGTAGCTTGGCCAGTTACCTGCACCAACAACCAAATAAATGTAGCCAACGGATCAAGGCAGAACGCAGAGCAGTGAGTATGTTTTACTAATAAGCTAGATTGAACAGTTGAAAATCTGAAAATTTGATGTGCATACCAGGAATAAACGATGGCCAAGTAATGAAAAATATTGTACAAATAATTAAAAGAATCAGACTTGCAGGTAATTTTAAGAAACAACATCATATCATATACATCATATCTTAGCCAAGGTGTGCAGGTGATAAACATGTGAATCTAAGGAGTAGGAACTCACCCATTATAAGCCAACAACAAGCAATTTTTTTATTGCCTCCACTCTATATTACTGGGAGTGGCATACAGGTTCAGTCCCTACAGATGTTACTTCCAACAGATGGCTTCGATTCTGATTGAAAACCATTCTATATGGCGCTTGCATGGCTTCTACTGCAGGGACGATCTGAACAAAGAAGTGAAACTCATCTTAGAGAACCATCAAGACATAAATTGGGTAGCTGAAACAAAATTTGATCAAATAAGAAAAACGGTGATCCAATGCCTATCCATGATGTACCACGAGATACTTGCACATACTACCAAAAACAACTGACTATTGTAGGAAGATAAAGGCAAAGCAAATACAAATATAAAAGAATCTAATTAGTATGTTACTGCTTTTTTACTACTTGACATACAGCCTTTACTGGCGTACAAACTAAATGTAATCACCAACCTTCTTAACTAATGGTTTACCAAAAAAACAGCTAGACAGTAAGCACCACAGACCTTTCAATAACACAGAGAAATACCAAATGAATGGATTCATTCAAGATATAAATAATTAAGAAGTCACAAAAAGAGATTTTTGTTACCTGCTATTTTTCTTGGTACTCCAGAGGAAAAAGCCATCAATAGCCCTGTCAGACCAGCCTACCAGGCAGATAGTAAGAGCAGCAGCAAACAGGAACTTGTTAACCCTGAGGATGTTATCCATTGGCATATTTGCACACATAGTTATCTGAAGCTCACGATGGCAAAATGGACAACAAATACAGCAGTTTCCATCACAAGAAAACAACACATTGGATTAGTAATGAGCATACATCACTGGATAAGTAATATATGGTTCATTATGTACACAGTTCCTTCAATAAAAACAAAATACCATATAGCATCAGCATTAGCTGACTAAAATCACAGGCATCATCTCTGTTGCAAACAGTTTTTATTTTGCGAAAAGATCAAGTGTAGTATCATGTTCCTAAATATACATAAAAGCAAAAGGACTGAGGGCAGTAATGTATCAGTTCTCATGTGCCACATACATTCAGTAAAAAGAATTGTAGGCGTCAACATCATATCTAAAATCCAGCATGGAAAAATGTAACAAAATGCACCTGTTTCTATCACAGGAAAATGCAAACAAGATGCACCATGGACGATGATAATATCCCTCACTTTTAGTGGGGCAAAGTACTGTAATTGACCTTTTGCCGGTACAAACTGTTATCTTCCATTTGCTTAGCATTGCATTTCAGCACAGTTTAGGGATTGTAACTATGGAGTAAGAGTTTATGTTACTATGGTAGCATGACTAACTCACGATGTGTTCCCTCTTAAGGATACAGAACCAAATTGTAGAGCTCACCTAATTGTCCAAATAGGTGAGGCAATGATAACAATTTTTTCCATAACAAAATACTGGacaggagcacggcaggaggaggcgTCCCTCGGCAACGCGGACTGGAGCACGCACAGCAAACCCGGACGACCCAGAGGGTTGAGGGCTTGAGGCCACCGAAATATCTGGTGCATGTCAAAATAATTTAGGTGCATAGTACATTGAAATCTCCACCCGGAGCACGAATAGAGAAATCTGCTGAAATATGTTCCATCTCAAAAATGTATATTAACGTGAAGACATTGATATACCATTAAAAGCTAAGTATCTTGTGTCATTTATGGCACTTGGATCAGTATTTTAGGGAATAAGAACAGAACTGTCAAGTGGGAATGTTTTACTGAATTTCAACTTATATAATTAAATTATTAGGCAAGCTAATAATTTTATAAGCTTTCAGAATCCTATCCCCAAACACATGAAGATAATAGAAGAAATTGACTTAATTTCATGATCAAGATAGGCAGATGAGGGAAATAATTCTAGGATAGAAGAACATAATAACAATATACAGTCTTATATTTGTGCATTATAAGTAGTGAAGGTTAAATATCACAATGATTTGTATCTGGTTTTCAAAGATTTCGCATAGAAAAAACAAATAATTATGTAGTTTCAGTAAACAAAAAGTTATCACCTACAGCTACAGAAACACATCCTTCTCAAATCTCCGTTATCATGAAGACTGCACGAAGGCAATGGATTGAAAAAACAAAGAACTGAAACAAAAACATGCCATACAATATAAAATAAATCAATATCCTGCATTTGAGGAATAGTGATTCCCTTAGTTATTTGAAATGGGGTAGCGTCAAGCCTTACGTACAGTAAGCCTTGTTTATCCTAAAAAATGGCTATCGGACTACTTCCAGCTATGAACATGAAAGAAAAATACACCGAATGAAGCATTTCGTAAACTAGTTATAAGGAACATGGtaacaaaaaatatcaaaaatgTTAAGGTACCTGATAGATGTGCTCTTACAATCCTTAGTTGTTTGTCAGCATGTTCAGTGTGCATCCTTCATTTGCACAAGAAAGCCTAATCCCTACCAATAGTCTCCACAAGAACAAACTCCATCCTTGAAATGGTGAAACCTGCTTGAATCTCTTACAATTATGTCTCTGTTCACAATCTTTGACATCATCTTGATTGCAGCATGGCAGTCTAGGCAAGCGGATAGATTTTTCATAACTCTAATTGGCGTCCCTGGTGGGGTGTTAATCAGAGCAAATGCAATGGCCAATCTCTCGCTGTGGTATTTCAATGACTCCAACTTTAAGTCATCATCCACTTGATGCAAGGCACAGCTAGTGTCGGGCTTATATCCCTGTTTATCCATCTCTTTGTACAGCCTCTCAAGCTCTTCTTTCATCTCGGATATCATCGGGTTGGTTTGGTCATTTGAAGAAAAGCTGTAGATCTTTTGTTTGACTTCAACCCAACTGTAACCTGACTCTTTCCTAAGTCCTCTATTTCTCATGGTCTTTTTAACACGGGCAGCGTCTTCCCATTTACCAGCCTTTGCGTATATGTTGGACAGTATAACGTAAGGTGTCGCGTCTGTGGATCCCATACTGAACAACTTTTCAGCTGCCACTCTAGCTAAATCCTGGTTTCCATGGATCCTGCACGAGTGAAGAATGGAGCTCCAAATGATTGGATCATCTTCAAATGGCATGTCGCTCAACATTTTCTGAACTTTATCGAAACGTCCCACCCGACCTAATGTATCGACAACACAAGCATAGTGTCCCTTCCAGGGGGATATGCCATATTCATGTTCCATCAATTCAAAGTATTTCATACATTCTTCTGCAAGACCGTTGTGACTGCAGGCTGACAGTACACTCAAGAAAGTAACTGAATCTGGTTTGAACCCATAATGAAGCATACCTTCAAACATCTTGATGGCGTTCTTTGCCTGCCCGTAGTGCGCGTAGGCTGAAATAACAGCATTCCATGAGATGGAATTCCTCTCAGGCATCTCATCAAATGTTTGGAGCGCCTCACCCAAACAGCCACATTTTGCGTACATGTCAAGAAGGGCACTTCCTGAGAACACACTGGAGATGTGGCCTGATCTGATGGTGTAAGAATGCAACTGCCTCCCTAACCCGATCATTGCCAGGCTTGAGGACGCCTTAATGATGCTTGAAAATGTCGCCCTGTCCGGGCTCAGACCAGCTCTTCTCATGTCACAGAATAACCGCAGCGCTTCCTCCAGCTGCCCATTCTGGACATACCCAGTTATCATTGCTGTCCATGAAACGCCTGTCTTGTcattcttgttgagaaaattggtcTTTGCAGCATCCAACATCCCACATTTTGAATACATGTCAATCAGGGCGTTGCCCACAAGATCCTCCGAAGAAAGGCCAAGAAGGACCAGCTGAGCATGTATTTGCTTCCCAATCCCAATGTGAGGCAGTGAGCCAGCAACACTCAGCAAACTAGCATAAGGTAAGGCCTGCCTGTCGAAACAGAGTATCTGCATCTCTCTGAACAGCCGCAGCGCTCTGCTAGCGCACCGGTTCCAAGCATAGCCTGAGATCATGACATTATATGAGACATTGTCGCGCTCTGGCATCTCGTCGAACAGCTTCTCCATCTCAGCAAGGCAGTCACATTTGGAGTAGAAATCCAGCAACGAGTTGTTGACAAACACGTTGTGCGCcgaggtggctctggccacgaggcCGTGGACCTGGCGCCCGAGGTGGAGATCACCCATGCCTGTGGCTACGGTGAGCATGCTGGAGAAGGTGAACTGGCTGGCGTCAAG contains:
- the LOC119274859 gene encoding uncharacterized protein At4g14100-like codes for the protein MGWPLLQLLLIAATTTAAASSSATTPDGPAPWPEQFHAVLFTNLTNVSFASTSPPLRLHDLYYDWPRRRNLNLIRYQLSRDPLYDVEWNNGTSFYFDSATCRTLQFPVGMLRPGWIAEGGAVYLGRETTGGIDCHVWGKADFIVYYEDALTRRPVRWNFIDVTGIEQFVMSFEVGVVLEDDSQWQAPAHCFLDDAANKTNEHDDHVAVSNGVMDALRLFRKFAGAAAAY
- the LOC119274858 gene encoding putative pentatricopeptide repeat-containing protein At2g01510 gives rise to the protein MVKTGFDPAGYRLNLHLQSLISSGRLAQARVLFDQMPHTKNAFSLNRMLSGYSRSGQLAAAHQLFLSSPPRLREAVTWTIMMAAFAAAPGRAADALALFRDMLREGVAPDRVTVSTVLNVPASGTVTASLHPFAVKLGLLRSSVVVCNTLLDAYCKHGLLAAGMRVFQEMPHRDSVTYNAMMMGCSKEGLHREALGLFTDMRRAGLDASQFTFSSMLTVATGMGDLHLGRQVHGLVARATSAHNVFVNNSLLDFYSKCDCLAEMEKLFDEMPERDNVSYNVMISGYAWNRCASRALRLFREMQILCFDRQALPYASLLSVAGSLPHIGIGKQIHAQLVLLGLSSEDLVGNALIDMYSKCGMLDAAKTNFLNKNDKTGVSWTAMITGYVQNGQLEEALRLFCDMRRAGLSPDRATFSSIIKASSSLAMIGLGRQLHSYTIRSGHISSVFSGSALLDMYAKCGCLGEALQTFDEMPERNSISWNAVISAYAHYGQAKNAIKMFEGMLHYGFKPDSVTFLSVLSACSHNGLAEECMKYFELMEHEYGISPWKGHYACVVDTLGRVGRFDKVQKMLSDMPFEDDPIIWSSILHSCRIHGNQDLARVAAEKLFSMGSTDATPYVILSNIYAKAGKWEDAARVKKTMRNRGLRKESGYSWVEVKQKIYSFSSNDQTNPMISEMKEELERLYKEMDKQGYKPDTSCALHQVDDDLKLESLKYHSERLAIAFALINTPPGTPIRVMKNLSACLDCHAAIKMMSKIVNRDIIVRDSSRFHHFKDGVCSCGDYW